Below is a window of Micromonospora chersina DNA.
CGGTCGGCAAGCGGGATGCCGCTGCCGGCCACGATGGGGTGCAGCTTGACCACCAGCTCGTCGACCTCGTCGAGGAGCTGGCCGGCGAGTTGCCCGCCGCCGCAGAGCCAGATGTCGCCGCCCGGCTGCTGCTTCAGGTCGCGGACGAAGGCCACCGGGTCGGCGTCGACGATCTCCACCTGCGGGTCGTCGGACGGGGGCAGGGAGCGGGAGAAGACGTACTGCGTGAGGTGCGCGTAGGGGCTGGTCACGCCGATCTTCAGCGCCGGGTCGTAGGTGGCGCGGCCCATGAGCAGGGCGTCGAAGCGGCCGGCCGGCGGCGAGGCGATGCCGAACTGGGCGTGGGTGAACGTGGGGAAGGTCTGGGGCCACTCGGCGGACAGGTGGGCCGCCACGTCCGGCTCCAGCGGGAGGAAGTCGTAGGACCCGTCGGGGGCGGCGATGAAGCCGTCGAGGGTGCTGGCGACATAGTAGACGAGCTTGCGCAAACCGACTCCGATGTTCGGGATCAACCACGACGGCTGTCGTGGTGCGAGGAGAATGTACAACACCTGTCGTAGTTCTTGCTAGGGTGTTCGCGTGGCCAGAAATCCGGAACGCCGTACCCTGCTCGCCGACGCCGGGCTGCGGGTGCTCGCCGCCGCCGGCGCGCGCGGCCTGACCCACCGGGCGGTGGACGCCGAGGCCGGCGTGCCCACCGGCACCGCCTCCAACTACTTCCCGTCCCGGGCGGCGCTCCTCGCCGGGCTGGCCGAACGGATCTTCGACCGGATGGCGCCCGACCCGGCCGTGCTGGCCGAACTCGGCGGGCGGGAACCCTCCCTCACGCTGGTCACCGACTACCTGCGCTACATCGTCGAGCGCACCACCCGCGAGCCCGACCTCACCCGCGCCCTGTTCGAGCTGCGGCTGGAGGCCTCCCGGCGCCCCGAACTGCGGGCCGCGCTCGGCGACGTGCTGCGCCGGGGGTACGCCGACGACGTCGCCTTCCACGTCGCCGCCGGGCTGCCCGGCGGCGCCTTCGAGATCGCCCTGCTGCACTACGCGGTCGACGGCCTCCTGCTCGACCTGCTCACCACCTCGATCGACGCCGGGTTCGACGCCGACCAGGTGGTGTCCGCCCTGGTCGCCCGTCTGGTCGGCGAGGCCGGGCGCATGACCTGACCCGCGTCCGGCGGACCGGGCCGGTCCAGGAGCGACGCGTCGGAGCTACCCGGCGTCGTGGACGGATTCGACGGCCTGCGACCCGGACGGTCCACGCAGGTGCCGGTCCAGCACGGGGTCCCGGCGGAGCGCCGCACCGAGGGCCCGCACTCCCATGTAGAGCGGCATGGAAGCAGCCGCCGCAATGTCCTCGGGCAGGCAGTCCAGCGAGTCCGGGTCACGGCGGAGCTGTTCCAGGTCCAGCCGGCAGTCGACGGTCAGGCGCTGCACGTACGGCGTCTCCACCAGCCGCACGTCCGTGTCGTGGAGATCGTCCGAGGAGACGGTGAGCATGGTCAGGCCCAGGTACTCCGGCTTGGCGCCCCGGTTGAGCCACCGGAAGTAACCCAGCATCCACGTCCGCCCGAGCTGGTGCGGGGCGAGGTGGCTCTCCTCCATCAGCTCCCGGCGCATGGCGGCGGTCAGGAAGTCGACGAAGGATTCCCCCGGCGGTCGGTCGCGCAGATCGGTCAGATCCACGGAGCCCGAGCCTGCCGGAGCGGCGAGTCCTCCGCCGCTCACCGCGGCCTTCGGCTGCTGCCAGCACAGCACGAGCTTCCGGTCAGTGGTCATCGCGAGCGTGGAGACGCCGATCGCGTTCGCCAGCCTGCTGTCGGAGAGCGTCAACAGGCGCCCGTCCTCGGCGTAGGGCAGGCGGCTGCCGTCCAGGTGGACCGCACCGGTCCGGCGATCCACCACCCGCCACCCGAAGAGGTAGTTGGAGCAGATCAGGGAGTAGTAGTCGGTGTCGCTCAACCGGATCTCCCCGGCACGGAGCAGTTCCGGCGTCAACTCGTCGTCCTGCCGCACCAACCGCCCGTTGAACATCGTGCCGCGGCGGACCCGAGCGGCCAGGATCGCTGCGGCGTGGGCCGTTACGCGCTTCGGCAGCACGTGGCGGTCGGCCGACCACAGATAGCCCGCGTCCGCGTCGCGCAGGGCCTCGTCCACGTCGGGCCGGCACCACGCCACCTCGCTCGGGTCGGTGGGAAGCCGGACCAGGCCGGCCGGGGCGACCACCGGCGGTGTGGTCGCTGCCCGGTTCCGCACGAGCGCCACGCGACCCCGGCGCAGGGCCACCCACTCCGGTGCCAGCAGGATCACGGACAGCAGCACCCCGACCACCCCGGCCAGGAACGCCGGCACCGATCCGAGCGGAGTCGACGCCAGCCCCAGCAGGCCCAGGAGGAAACTGACCACGGCCGCGTACCAGGTCCACCGGTGCCGGGCCAGCGCGAGCCGCAGCTGCCATCGACTGCGGACCCCCACCACCAGCAACCAGAGGCGCGCCTGGCGCAGCCTCGGGGCTGAGAGCCTCGCCATCTCGCACTCCTGTTCCCGCCGCGAACCCTCCGCCGCGCGGGCACACACGCTAGCGGAGAGCTTCCCGCCCGGCTGTCCGTTTTCGGCAGGGGCCGTCTCAGGCATGTACCCCGGCCCGTGGGGAACGCCGACCGGGACGCACCTGGGGAGGAGCGACGATGACGGATGGCGCCGGACTGACCATCGGTGTGCTCGGCTCGTACGGCGGTCGGAACCTCGGCGACGAGGCGATCCTCACCGGCCTCCTGGCCGACCTGCGCCACCAGGAGCCGAACGCCCGGATCATCGTCTTCTCCCGGAACCCGGCGCACACCGCGCTGGCCCACCCGGACGTGGAGGCGGTGCCCTGGGAGGGGGTCAGCCGGGTCGACTCGTCGGCGGTCCTGGCCCAGCTCGACCTGCTCGTCCTGGGCGGCGGCGGGATCCTCTACGACAAGGAGGCCCGGCGCTACCTGCGGGTCGTCCGGGTCGCGCAGGAGCGCGGGCTGCCGCTGCTCACGTACGCGGTCGGGGTCGGCCCGCTCAGCGAAGGGGTGGACACCGGGATGGTGCGGGAGACCCTGGGCCAGGCCACCGAGGTGACCGTGCGCGACCAGGAGTCGCGGATGGTGCTGGAGGAGGCCGGGCTGATGAACCCGATCACCGTCACCGCGGACCCGGCGTTCCTGCTCACCCCCGAGGACTTCCCGGAGAGCTGGCTGCGCGAGGAGGGCGTGCCGGCCGGCAAGCAGCTGGTCGGGCTGAGCGTCCGCGAACCGGGCCGGGCCGCCGAGCGCCTCGACGTCGACGGCTACCACCGGCTGCTCGCCCAGATCAGCGACTTCCTCGTGCACCGGATCGACGCGTACGTGCTCTTCGTGCCCATGGAGCGCGACGACATCCGGCACTCCCACGGCGTGATGTCGCACATGATCGCCGCCGAACGCGGGCGGATCCTGCACAACGACTACTCGCCCCGGCAGGTGCTCGGCCTCATGAAGCACTTCGACCTCGCGGTCGGCATGCGCCTGCACTTCCTCATCTTCGCGGCCATGATGGGCACCCCGTTCCTGCCCCTGCCGTACGCCGGAAAGGTCTTCGACCTGGCCCAGCGGCTCGGGGTGCCGGCGCTGCGCGGCGTGGAGCGTGAGGTCGAGGGCCCGCTGCTGGCCGAGGTGGACCG
It encodes the following:
- a CDS encoding polysaccharide pyruvyl transferase family protein; protein product: MTDGAGLTIGVLGSYGGRNLGDEAILTGLLADLRHQEPNARIIVFSRNPAHTALAHPDVEAVPWEGVSRVDSSAVLAQLDLLVLGGGGILYDKEARRYLRVVRVAQERGLPLLTYAVGVGPLSEGVDTGMVRETLGQATEVTVRDQESRMVLEEAGLMNPITVTADPAFLLTPEDFPESWLREEGVPAGKQLVGLSVREPGRAAERLDVDGYHRLLAQISDFLVHRIDAYVLFVPMERDDIRHSHGVMSHMIAAERGRILHNDYSPRQVLGLMKHFDLAVGMRLHFLIFAAMMGTPFLPLPYAGKVFDLAQRLGVPALRGVEREVEGPLLAEVDRLWDERDQRADETARRVAAVCEQARGTSQVTRGVLESIRSRTLTAATA
- a CDS encoding dihydrofolate reductase family protein, whose protein sequence is MRKLVYYVASTLDGFIAAPDGSYDFLPLEPDVAAHLSAEWPQTFPTFTHAQFGIASPPAGRFDALLMGRATYDPALKIGVTSPYAHLTQYVFSRSLPPSDDPQVEIVDADPVAFVRDLKQQPGGDIWLCGGGQLAGQLLDEVDELVVKLHPIVAGSGIPLADRGFTPTRFTLVDTLPFDSGLVVLRYTAGAR
- a CDS encoding TetR/AcrR family transcriptional regulator — translated: MARNPERRTLLADAGLRVLAAAGARGLTHRAVDAEAGVPTGTASNYFPSRAALLAGLAERIFDRMAPDPAVLAELGGREPSLTLVTDYLRYIVERTTREPDLTRALFELRLEASRRPELRAALGDVLRRGYADDVAFHVAAGLPGGAFEIALLHYAVDGLLLDLLTTSIDAGFDADQVVSALVARLVGEAGRMT